A genomic window from Halomonas sp. LR3S48 includes:
- a CDS encoding sigma-54-dependent Fis family transcriptional regulator: MPLRNEQRQHIETLTRLSEGQPADLGGCREVIRRSWERCVGEYRLDPGRPRPVRVLTQQALKEHREPVDELLHVARAGVDQLFTQIAPLGYVLLLTDRQGITVDFRGQRDRESDLRRAGLYLGADWDERYAGTCAVGTCVYDAQAITCHQSEHFDATHISLTCTAAPITDPQGQVIAVLDISALQSPSAQESQNFGLPLVTLYARMIEDAYFLHRYRHCLMLRFDTAREFVHLNGRGLIAIEEDGSVIAANGAGRALIDAHLRRWPPWSPGWQPSITQLFDGELGELLGIPAASDDGIRAFRARANDITCFVTLVEPRGRRLPPRGLPPSPTPVPALDRLASDDPAMHRVLKLARRLRNEEVGVLITGETGTGKEVLARALHDSGTRAKGPFVAVNCAAIPESLIESELFGYLPGAFTGGRSKGMRGLIQQADGGTLFLDEIGDMPLMLQTRLLRVLAEREVMPLGAEKAVRVDIRVITATHRDMSQLIARGGFREDLYYRLNGAQLRLPALRERADKHYVIRSVYRALLTERGREVRLRADAMSALLAHAWPGNIRQLKNALAFALATAEGDEITLHDLPEECQGHLGAALRLIEAVPQVGQVGETTERQALHALLRENSWNVSLVARRLGVSRPTIYRRMRRHGLVPPNWRETNSKLER; the protein is encoded by the coding sequence ATGCCACTGCGCAACGAGCAACGCCAGCACATCGAAACCCTGACCCGGCTCAGCGAAGGCCAGCCGGCGGACCTGGGTGGCTGCCGCGAGGTCATCCGGCGCTCCTGGGAGCGCTGCGTCGGCGAGTACCGGCTCGACCCCGGCCGCCCTCGCCCCGTGCGGGTACTGACCCAGCAGGCGCTCAAGGAGCACCGCGAGCCGGTGGACGAATTGCTGCACGTCGCCCGGGCGGGTGTCGATCAGCTCTTCACCCAGATCGCCCCGCTGGGCTATGTGCTGCTTCTCACCGACCGGCAGGGCATCACCGTCGATTTCCGCGGCCAGCGCGACCGGGAGTCGGACCTGCGCCGGGCGGGCCTCTATCTCGGCGCCGACTGGGACGAGCGCTATGCGGGCACCTGTGCGGTCGGCACCTGCGTGTACGATGCTCAGGCGATAACCTGCCACCAGAGCGAGCACTTCGACGCTACCCACATCAGCCTGACCTGCACGGCGGCGCCGATCACCGACCCGCAGGGACAGGTCATCGCGGTGCTGGACATCTCCGCACTGCAGTCGCCGAGCGCCCAGGAGAGCCAGAACTTCGGCCTGCCACTGGTCACGCTCTACGCCCGCATGATCGAGGACGCCTATTTCCTGCACCGCTACCGCCACTGCCTGATGCTGCGCTTCGATACCGCCCGCGAGTTCGTTCATCTCAATGGTCGCGGGCTGATCGCCATCGAGGAGGACGGCAGCGTCATTGCCGCCAATGGCGCCGGGCGCGCGCTGATCGATGCCCACCTGCGCCGCTGGCCGCCGTGGTCGCCGGGCTGGCAGCCGTCCATTACCCAATTGTTCGACGGCGAGCTCGGTGAGCTGCTGGGCATACCTGCGGCCAGCGACGATGGTATTCGCGCCTTTCGGGCGCGCGCCAACGACATCACCTGTTTCGTCACCCTGGTCGAACCGCGCGGTCGACGCCTCCCCCCGCGTGGCTTGCCGCCTTCGCCCACGCCGGTGCCGGCGTTGGATCGGCTCGCCTCGGACGACCCCGCAATGCATCGCGTACTCAAGCTGGCGCGGCGGCTGCGCAACGAGGAGGTCGGCGTATTGATCACCGGCGAGACCGGTACCGGCAAGGAGGTGCTGGCCCGGGCGCTGCACGATAGCGGCACGCGCGCCAAGGGGCCCTTCGTGGCGGTGAACTGTGCGGCGATTCCCGAGTCGCTGATCGAGAGCGAATTGTTCGGCTACCTGCCCGGCGCCTTCACCGGCGGGCGCAGCAAGGGCATGCGTGGCCTTATCCAGCAGGCCGACGGCGGCACCCTGTTCCTGGACGAAATCGGCGACATGCCGCTGATGCTGCAGACCCGGCTGCTGCGGGTGCTGGCCGAGCGCGAGGTGATGCCGCTGGGGGCCGAGAAGGCGGTGCGCGTCGATATCCGGGTGATCACCGCCACCCATCGCGACATGAGCCAGCTGATCGCCCGGGGTGGTTTCCGTGAAGACCTCTACTACCGCCTGAACGGCGCCCAGCTGCGGCTGCCGGCACTGCGCGAGCGGGCCGACAAGCACTATGTGATTCGCAGTGTCTACCGGGCGCTACTCACCGAGCGCGGGCGGGAAGTGCGGCTGCGTGCCGACGCCATGAGCGCACTGCTGGCCCACGCCTGGCCGGGCAATATCCGCCAGCTCAAGAACGCCCTGGCCTTCGCCCTGGCCACGGCCGAGGGCGACGAGATCACGCTCCATGACCTGCCTGAAGAGTGCCAGGGGCATCTCGGCGCCGCACTCCGGCTGATCGAGGCGGTGCCCCAGGTGGGCCAGGTGGGAGAGACGACCGAGAGGCAGGCACTGCACGCTCTGCTGAGGGAAAACAGTTGGAACGTCAGCCTCGTCGCGCGGCGGCTTGGCGTTTCACGGCCCACCATCTATCGGCGCATGCGCCGCCATGGCCTGGTGCCGCCCAACTGGCGCGAGACCAACTCGAAGCTCGAACGTTAA
- the yghU gene encoding glutathione-dependent disulfide-bond oxidoreductase: protein MSQDNEYVPPKVWKWEKANGGEFANINRPIAGPTQDKALPVGKHPLQLYSLATPNGVKAGIMLEELLALGHSGAEYDAWLIRIGEGEQFGSGFVEVNPNSKIPALMDHSTTPPTRVFESGSILLYLAEKFGELLPRDPAGRTETLNWLFWQMGSAPYLGGGFGHFYAYAPTKIEYAIDRFAMEAKRQLDVLDRRLAESRYLGGDEYTIADIANWSWYGQLALDRVYDAGEFLQVQEYENVQRWAREIDARPAVQRGRMVNRTFGPPEQQLHERHDASDFETQTQDKR, encoded by the coding sequence ATGAGTCAAGACAACGAGTACGTGCCGCCGAAGGTCTGGAAATGGGAAAAGGCCAACGGTGGCGAGTTCGCCAACATCAACCGGCCCATCGCCGGCCCCACCCAGGACAAGGCGCTCCCGGTCGGCAAGCATCCGCTGCAGCTCTACTCGCTGGCCACGCCCAACGGGGTGAAGGCCGGCATCATGCTTGAGGAGCTGCTGGCGCTGGGTCACTCAGGCGCCGAATACGATGCCTGGCTGATCCGTATCGGCGAGGGGGAGCAGTTCGGCAGTGGCTTCGTCGAGGTCAACCCCAACTCGAAGATCCCGGCGCTGATGGACCACAGCACCACGCCGCCTACCCGGGTGTTCGAATCGGGCTCGATCCTGCTCTACCTGGCCGAGAAGTTCGGCGAGCTGTTGCCCCGCGACCCGGCCGGGCGTACCGAGACCCTGAACTGGCTGTTCTGGCAGATGGGCAGCGCGCCGTATCTCGGCGGCGGCTTCGGCCACTTCTACGCCTACGCCCCGACCAAGATCGAGTACGCCATCGACCGCTTTGCCATGGAGGCCAAGCGCCAGCTCGACGTGCTGGACCGGCGCCTGGCCGAGAGCCGCTACCTCGGCGGTGACGAATACACCATCGCCGATATCGCCAACTGGTCCTGGTACGGTCAGCTGGCGCTCGACCGCGTCTACGATGCCGGCGAATTCCTGCAGGTGCAGGAGTATGAGAATGTGCAGCGCTGGGCCAGGGAGATCGATGCCCGCCCGGCGGTGCAGCGCGGACGCATGGTCAACCGCACCTTCGGCCCACCGGAGCAGCAGCTGCACGAGCGCCACGACGCCAGCGACTTCGAGACGCAGACGCAGGACAAGCGCTAG
- a CDS encoding GNAT family N-acetyltransferase: MTVIAPRRLELRDLKACAALFAQVFSTEPWSEPWGVDGALARLEHFHASPGFVGMLSLGDKGEVMGFVLGNLEPYLDCHLFYLREMCVASQRQGQGIGSQLYRALERELAERDVRAVYLATGRDIPAAGFYQGLGFRCSETMAFYAKGLKGD; this comes from the coding sequence GTGACGGTCATAGCGCCAAGACGGTTGGAGCTCCGCGACCTGAAAGCCTGCGCGGCACTGTTCGCGCAGGTGTTCTCTACGGAGCCCTGGAGCGAGCCCTGGGGTGTCGATGGGGCTCTGGCGCGGCTCGAGCATTTCCACGCGTCGCCCGGCTTCGTGGGGATGCTGTCGTTAGGCGACAAGGGTGAGGTCATGGGTTTCGTGCTTGGTAACCTCGAACCCTACCTGGATTGTCACCTGTTCTACCTGAGGGAGATGTGCGTCGCCTCGCAAAGGCAGGGCCAAGGTATCGGCTCGCAGCTCTATCGGGCTCTGGAGCGGGAACTGGCTGAGCGAGATGTTCGCGCGGTCTACCTGGCCACGGGGCGGGATATCCCTGCTGCGGGGTTCTACCAGGGGCTGGGCTTTCGCTGCAGCGAGACCATGGCGTTCTATGCCAAGGGTTTGAAGGGAGATTAA
- a CDS encoding GNAT family N-acetyltransferase — MDRDEAPGLELVPADLAACRGIAEVHVQAWRHAYAGIIPAAYLDGLSVDEHEERWRHAVARGSPRLLVARLGEKIQGFIGFDASRDDGAESQQGEIWVLYVRPEAQRLGVGRWLCREALEALFEEGFTSATLWVIVGNEGATNFYREMGFQVEPGSRQSFMVGAAQLWEERLHIPL; from the coding sequence ATGGATCGGGACGAGGCGCCGGGCCTTGAACTCGTGCCGGCGGATCTCGCGGCATGCCGAGGCATTGCCGAGGTGCATGTCCAAGCTTGGCGGCATGCTTATGCCGGTATTATTCCGGCAGCGTATCTGGACGGTCTCTCGGTCGATGAGCACGAAGAAAGATGGCGGCACGCCGTGGCAAGGGGGAGCCCACGCCTGCTGGTAGCTCGATTGGGTGAGAAGATCCAAGGTTTCATTGGCTTCGATGCTTCACGAGATGATGGTGCCGAGTCGCAGCAAGGAGAGATCTGGGTACTCTACGTCAGGCCTGAGGCCCAACGCCTTGGCGTGGGCCGCTGGTTGTGTCGGGAGGCGCTGGAGGCACTTTTCGAAGAAGGCTTCACCAGCGCCACGCTGTGGGTAATCGTGGGGAATGAAGGTGCCACGAACTTTTACCGGGAGATGGGTTTTCAGGTCGAGCCCGGATCACGCCAATCGTTCATGGTAGGGGCGGCCCAGTTATGGGAGGAACGCCTCCACATACCACTTTAA
- a CDS encoding zinc ribbon domain-containing protein YjdM: MSALPNCPACQSEYTYEVADMYACPECGHEWSSLAEAGEAGGGKVVRDANGNELQDGDSVTVIKDLKVKGTSSVVKVGTKVKGIRLVEGDHDIDCKIDGFGPMKLKSEFVKKA; encoded by the coding sequence ATGAGCGCCTTGCCGAACTGCCCCGCCTGTCAATCCGAGTACACCTACGAAGTGGCCGATATGTACGCCTGCCCCGAGTGCGGCCACGAGTGGTCGAGCCTGGCGGAAGCCGGCGAGGCCGGTGGCGGGAAGGTGGTGCGCGATGCCAACGGCAACGAGTTGCAGGATGGCGACAGCGTCACCGTGATCAAGGACCTCAAGGTCAAGGGCACCTCGTCGGTGGTCAAGGTGGGCACCAAGGTGAAGGGCATTCGCCTGGTGGAGGGCGACCATGACATCGACTGCAAGATCGACGGCTTCGGGCCGATGAAGCTGAAGTCGGAGTTCGTCAAGAAGGCATAA
- a CDS encoding ABC transporter substrate-binding protein, with amino-acid sequence MSKRPLSAALAAVVLAGLALPALGNETLVLYTSQPNSDAQQTVDAFQAAYPEIEVEWVRDGTTQLMTRLRSELSASVSNPDVLLIADSMTLESLKQEGHLQPYLSPEREVYAAELYDPEGYYYGTKLITTGIVYNTGAERQPQSWQELTQPEYEGQVTMPSPLYSGAALIHMAAVEANPELSEGYYEALHANRVEAQGGNGGVFNAVASGTKPYGIVVDFLPIREAAKGSPVAFVFPEEGVSAVTEPVAIMQGARNLDAAQKFVDFVLSREGQELVSEQGYLPAHPEVAPPAGFPVRDDIALMPLDVESALTREAELKQRFGDLFGS; translated from the coding sequence ATGTCGAAGCGCCCCCTGTCAGCGGCCCTTGCCGCCGTGGTTCTTGCCGGCCTGGCCCTCCCGGCCCTCGGCAACGAGACGCTGGTGCTCTACACCAGCCAGCCCAACAGTGATGCCCAGCAGACCGTCGATGCCTTCCAGGCGGCCTACCCCGAGATCGAGGTGGAGTGGGTGCGGGATGGCACCACGCAGCTGATGACCCGGCTGCGCTCCGAACTCTCCGCCAGCGTCAGCAACCCCGATGTACTGCTGATTGCCGACAGCATGACCCTGGAGTCGCTCAAGCAGGAAGGGCATCTGCAGCCCTACCTGAGCCCGGAACGCGAGGTCTACGCCGCCGAACTCTACGATCCGGAAGGCTACTACTACGGCACCAAGCTGATCACCACCGGCATCGTCTACAACACCGGGGCCGAACGCCAGCCGCAGAGTTGGCAGGAGCTCACCCAGCCCGAGTACGAAGGGCAGGTGACCATGCCGAGCCCGCTCTATTCCGGCGCCGCGCTGATCCACATGGCGGCGGTCGAGGCGAACCCCGAGCTGAGCGAGGGCTATTACGAGGCACTCCATGCCAACCGCGTCGAGGCCCAGGGTGGCAACGGCGGCGTGTTCAACGCCGTGGCGTCGGGCACCAAGCCCTACGGCATCGTGGTCGACTTCCTGCCGATCCGCGAGGCGGCCAAGGGCTCGCCGGTGGCGTTCGTGTTTCCCGAGGAGGGCGTGAGCGCCGTGACCGAGCCGGTGGCCATCATGCAGGGCGCCAGGAACCTAGATGCAGCACAGAAGTTCGTCGACTTCGTCCTCTCGCGAGAAGGCCAGGAACTGGTCAGCGAGCAGGGCTATCTCCCGGCGCATCCCGAGGTCGCCCCACCAGCAGGCTTCCCCGTCCGTGACGATATCGCGCTGATGCCGCTCGACGTCGAAAGCGCCCTGACCAGGGAAGCCGAACTCAAGCAGCGCTTCGGCGACCTGTTCGGAAGCTGA
- a CDS encoding ABC transporter permease: MAPGLIDSSQHRWLLTLLMLVIVALSLVPSLRLLMEALGDLAQGSESPLWRVLQAESTWRALWRSLYTSGLGMLIALVLGSLFAFVITLTDIRGKAWLVFCFMLPMMIPPQVTALSWLQLFGPASPLLKSIGMAPPLGSPQPLYSAEGIALLLGIQSAPLVFLALRTSLLSLPRELVEAARISGARQAQVWGQIILPVTRSGMIAGAAMAFISSLGNFGIPAMLGIPAGYYVLPTLIYQRMASFGTGVLAEMASLSLLIGVLALAGVALQQAWMKRSRFGLMGHSGRAHDFSLGRWRGGVTALLVTLLLVILVAPLAALVVSSLVPAMGVPLSWETATLNAYHEVIGRQGATWRAVRNSLWLAGCAAIVLMLCSLPLAYRLQRLPQRWQSLALSAIELPYALPGVVLAVACILLFVRPIPLVNVALYGTLGLIFVAYLARFLVVCLKPVAAGLAQLDPSLEEAAQLAGAGPWRRLGGIVLPLVAPALFAGGLLVFLLAVNELTVSALLWSAGNETLGVLIFNLDEGGESVLAAAVSVLVVLMVATLMLCLSLLAPRLPKGVVPWQG; encoded by the coding sequence ATGGCACCGGGTCTTATCGACAGCAGCCAGCATCGCTGGCTGCTAACCCTGCTCATGCTCGTCATCGTGGCGCTCAGCCTCGTGCCCAGCCTGCGCCTGCTGATGGAAGCGCTGGGCGACCTGGCCCAGGGCAGCGAGTCGCCGCTGTGGCGGGTGCTGCAGGCCGAGAGCACCTGGCGGGCGCTGTGGCGCAGCCTCTATACCTCGGGGCTGGGCATGTTGATTGCGCTGGTGCTGGGCAGCCTGTTTGCCTTCGTGATCACCCTCACTGACATTCGCGGCAAGGCCTGGCTGGTATTCTGCTTCATGCTGCCGATGATGATCCCGCCCCAGGTCACCGCGCTGAGCTGGCTGCAGCTTTTCGGTCCCGCCAGCCCGCTACTGAAGAGCATCGGCATGGCGCCGCCCCTGGGCAGCCCCCAGCCGCTCTATTCCGCCGAAGGCATCGCCCTGCTGCTGGGCATTCAGAGCGCACCGCTGGTGTTCCTGGCGCTGCGCACTTCGCTGCTTTCTCTCCCCCGCGAGCTGGTCGAGGCGGCCCGCATCAGCGGCGCCCGCCAGGCTCAGGTGTGGGGGCAGATCATCCTCCCGGTGACCCGCAGCGGCATGATCGCAGGCGCCGCCATGGCCTTCATCTCGAGCCTGGGCAACTTCGGCATACCCGCCATGCTGGGGATTCCCGCCGGCTACTATGTGCTGCCGACCCTGATCTACCAACGCATGGCCAGTTTCGGCACCGGCGTGCTGGCGGAGATGGCCTCGCTGTCGCTGCTGATAGGCGTGCTGGCGCTGGCCGGGGTGGCGCTGCAGCAGGCGTGGATGAAGCGCAGCCGTTTCGGCCTGATGGGCCACAGTGGCCGCGCCCACGACTTCTCGCTGGGGCGCTGGCGGGGTGGGGTGACCGCCCTGCTGGTGACGCTACTGCTGGTCATTCTCGTTGCCCCCTTGGCGGCGCTGGTGGTGAGTTCGCTGGTACCTGCCATGGGCGTGCCGCTGAGTTGGGAAACCGCCACCCTGAACGCCTATCACGAGGTGATCGGCCGCCAGGGGGCGACCTGGCGCGCGGTGCGCAACAGCCTGTGGCTGGCGGGTTGCGCCGCCATTGTGCTGATGCTGTGCAGCCTGCCGCTGGCCTACCGCCTGCAGCGCCTGCCCCAGCGCTGGCAGAGCCTGGCGCTGAGTGCCATCGAGCTGCCCTATGCGCTACCCGGCGTGGTGCTGGCGGTGGCCTGCATCCTGCTCTTCGTGCGCCCCATTCCGCTGGTGAACGTGGCGCTTTACGGCACCCTGGGGTTGATCTTCGTCGCCTACCTGGCGCGCTTCCTGGTGGTGTGCCTCAAGCCGGTGGCAGCCGGTCTCGCCCAGCTGGACCCCTCGCTGGAGGAGGCGGCCCAGCTCGCAGGCGCCGGCCCCTGGCGGCGCCTGGGTGGCATCGTGCTGCCGCTGGTGGCCCCGGCGCTGTTTGCCGGTGGGCTGCTGGTATTCCTGCTGGCGGTGAACGAGCTGACCGTCTCGGCGCTGCTGTGGAGCGCGGGGAACGAGACCCTGGGCGTGCTGATCTTCAACCTCGACGAAGGCGGCGAGAGCGTGCTGGCTGCCGCGGTTTCCGTGCTGGTGGTGTTGATGGTCGCCACGTTGATGCTCTGCCTGAGCCTGCTGGCACCGCGCCTGCCCAAGGGGGTCGTGCCATGGCAGGGTTGA